One segment of Primulina huaijiensis isolate GDHJ02 unplaced genomic scaffold, ASM1229523v2 scaffold25443, whole genome shotgun sequence DNA contains the following:
- the LOC140967605 gene encoding 5-formyltetrahydrofolate cyclo-ligase, mitochondrial-like: MTIVGLFFHRLARRMTHPCTLAAAPSPPLPTKTPAISVPLLHLNLRSSSTSSFSNMSATIDLDTIFKLKKSLRFKIKKELKSMDPILRSREDDAIQRIVLESPWFKTCKRLCAYLTCAALREVDTSKLLLEILKGTDKDGQYRVRKTLYVPRIEDKNGHMRMLNISTMDDLIANSMNILEPAPLDAQGNKLEDVMLANEPVDLFLLPGLAFDKSGRRLGRGGGYYDTFLTKYQELAEERKWQKPLLVALSYSPQIMEEGVIPITPNDVFVDALVSSSGVIPITPAASALCS, from the exons ATGACCATAGTGGGCCTCTTTTTCCATAGATTGGCAAGACGGATGACCCACCCGTGCACATTAGCGGCTGCCCCATCTCCACCATTGCCCACCAAGACCCCTGCAATTTCCGTCCCTCTTCTTCACCTTAACCTTCGCTCCTCCTCCACCTCATCCTTCTCCAACATGAGCGCCACCATTGATTTGGATACCATTTTCAAGCTGAAGAAGTCCCTtcgtttcaaaattaaaaaggaACTCAAGTCAATGGATCCCATCCTCAGATCTCGAGAAG ATGATGCAATACAGAGAATTGTATTGGAATCTCCATGGTTTAAGACATGTAAAAGACTATGTGCTTATCTAACTTGTGCTGCTTTAAGAGAAGTGGATACTTCTAAACTCCTGTTAGAAATCCTAAAAGGCACGGATAAAG acGGTCAGTACCGGGTGAGAAAGACACTATATGTTCCGAGGATAGAAGACAAGAACGGTCATATGAGGATGCTGAACATCTCTACTATGGACGATCTAATTGCAAATTCAATGAACATATTGGAACCAGCTCCCCTTGATGCTCAGGGAAACAAGCTCGAAGATG TCATGTTAGCTAATGAACCTGTAGACTTGTTCCTTTTACCTG GACTTGCTTTTGATAAATCTGGCCGACGATTGGGCCGTGGTGGAGG TTATTACGACACATTCCTCACGAAATATCAAGAACTCGCCGAGGAACGCAAGTGGCAGAAACCATTGTTGG TTGCTCTTTCTTATTCACCACAAATAATGGAAGAAGGCGTTATACCTATCACTCCAAATGATGTTTTTGTGGATGCGCTTGTGTCCTCCTCTGGTGTAATCCCCATCACTCCAGCTGCCAGTGCGCTCTGTTCCTGA
- the LOC140967642 gene encoding uncharacterized protein, which produces MVSDSIPTASIPMVSSNPKNFAKKKRVNRSAKLKQCKLDTRREQWLSQVKNKGRCKEELDSGAGKHGGPSVDTEKERDLMMEKMEIIPRGGVESYGDGSLMQHYIDSGSSLSDSPTSHASSLFGRNHSGTNFTGSSRSCSSRSSHSSSSNGCDPEIMSDDGCLDDWEAVADALAEIDKKPEHTPYSELDSLPFDNHGNSTFHLEITNQVIEISNANPESGRMRGQRPSVNFRAWRVDDALRPQCLPTLSKQYSFPLNSERRITLGASVWGCKNVGPVPASCPICFEELDCTDSSFLPCLCGFRLCLFCHKRILEEDGRCPGCRKQYSHDQV; this is translated from the exons ATGGTTTCTGATTCCATCCCCACCGCCTCTATCCCTATGGTCTCCTCAAACCCCAAAAATTTTGCCAAGAAAAAAAGG GTCAATCGTTCGGCGAAACTGAAGCAGTGCAAGCTTGATACTCGTCGTGAGCAGTGGCTTTCTCAAG TAAAAAATAAGGGGAGGTGCAAGGAGGAACTGGATAGTGGAGCAGGGAAACATGGGGGGCCATCTGTGGATACCGAGAAAGAGAGGGACCTGATGATGGAGAAAATGGAGATAATTCCAAGAGGTGGTGTTGAGAGTTACGGGGATGGATCATTGATGCAGCATTACATCGACTCTGGATCCTCCCTTTCAGACAGTCCTACCAGTCATGCCAGTAGTTTATTTGGAAGAAATCATTCTGGGACCAACTTTACTGGAAGTAGCAGAAGCTGCAGCAGCAGAAGCAGTCACAGCAGTAGCAGCAATGGATGCGATCCAGAAATCATGAGTGATGATGGGTGCTTGGATGATTGGGAGGCTGTAGCTGATGCATTGGCTGAAATTGATAAAAAACCTGAGCATACCCCTTACTCAGAGTTGGATTCATTACCATTTGATAACCATGGAAATTCCACTTTTCATTTGGAAATAACAAACCAAGTGATTGAGATTTCAAATGCAAATCCAGAGAGTGGAAGAATGCGTGGGCAGAGGCCTTCAGTGAATTTCCGGGCTTGGAGGGTGGATGATGCTCTTCGGCCTCAATGCCTACCCACTTTATCAAAGCAGTATAGTTTCCCCTTGAATTCTGAGCGGCGCATTACCCTTGGAGCATCTGTTTGGGGATGTAAGAATGTTGGGCCAGTCCCCGCGTCATGCCCAATCTGCTTTGAAGAGTTAGACTGCACAGACTCGAGTTTTCTCCCTTGTTTGTGCGGATTCAGGCTCTGCCTCTTTTGTCACAAGAGGATTCTGGAGGAAGATGGACGATGTCCAGGCTGCAGGAAGCAGTATTCCCATGACCAAGTTTAG
- the LOC140967604 gene encoding uncharacterized protein, whose amino-acid sequence MAHNSQRRIAAQTDPKTSMNPSLKKHPKPTPFAASVITSVPEVHHHPIPDPITIPASTVENISYRFSKLYANHKKLGSKSLGHSNPHPHPRPENHFRQKTFTVSPVLDTSCTTLTKSKSHHERNDFPVSKIEGGNHFSSRAKVKEKDKIKNPSNKEQKKPFLVEYDVKKASQFMTRSLERDQVKGFQKGFDGRRLSVSSLPLDNGRRSKSVIGSQIDLSGFFSCAGVRVVAVDMSPSVQIHAVNCARKTHDSLEKFTSKSLAFTLKKEFDEAYGPAWHCIVGTSFGSFVTHSVGGFMYFSMDHKIYILLFKTTVQKQIQIE is encoded by the exons ATGGCACACAACAGCCAGAGGCGCATCGCAGCACAAACCGACCCCAAAACATCCATGAATCCCTCACTCAAGAAGCACCCCAAACCCACCCCCTTCGCCGCCTCCGTCATCACTTCCGTCCCCGAAGTCCACCACCACCCAATCCCAGATCCCATCACTATCCCTGCTTCCACTGTCGAGAACATATCGTATCGCTTCTCCAAGCTATATGCAAATCACAAGAAACTTGGCTCCAAATCCTTAGGCCACTCTAACCCGCATCCTCATCCTCGACCGGAGAACCATTTCCGACAAAAAACCTTCACCGTATCCCCGGTTCTGGACACATCTTGCACGACTTTGACCAAGTCAAAGAGCCACCATGAAAGAAACGATTTCCCAGTTTCAAAAATTGAGGGGGGGAATCACTTCAGCTCAAGGGCCAAGGTGAAAGAAAAGGATAAAATCAAGAACCCATCAAATAAAGAACAAAAGAAACCATTTTTGGTAGAGTATGACGTGAAAAAAGCGTCCCAGTTTATGACTAGGAGTCTAGAAAGAGACCAAGTTAAGGGATTTCAAAAAGGGTTCGATGGGAGAAGGTTATCTGTGTCATCTCTCCCGCTTGATAATGGAAGAAGAAGCAAGTCAGTTATCGGCTCACAAATTGACCTGTCTGGTTTCTTCTCTTGTGCTGGTGTGAGAGTTGTTGCTGTTGATATGTCTCCGTCTGTGCAAATACATGCTGTTAATTGTGCAAGAAAGACTCATGATAGCTTGGAGAAGTTCACCTCCAAGTCTCTTGCTTTTACACTTAAAAAG gaatttgatgaggCCTATGGACCTGCTTGGCATTGTATAGTGGGGACAAGTTTTGGGTCATTCGTGACCCATTCAGTTGGGGGATTCATGTATTTTTCTATGGATCACAAGATATATATCCTCTTATTCAAGACTACTGTCCAAAAGCAGATTCAAATTGAATGA
- the LOC140967612 gene encoding ornithine transcarbamylase, chloroplastic: MAAAAISCHLSSVTSPEAVSVSSASSLSFTARSLYPPSGVFVPSPAISRGISCQTLFSAPSSVYGKAKESLKDFLHIRDFDKDTILKILDRAREVKSMIKSGDRTYLPFKGKTMAMIFAKPSMRTRVSFETGFYLLGGHALYLGPDDIQMGKREETRDVARVLSRYNDIIMARVFAHQDIIDLAKYSSVPVINGLTDYNHPCQIMADALTIIEHVGHLEGTKVVYVGDGNNIVHSWLLLASVIPFHFVCACPRGFEPDARTTKTAIKAGVSKIEITCDPKEAVKGADVVYTDVWASMGQKEEAEYRRKVFQGFQVDEALMELAGPKAYFMHCLPAERGVEVTDGVVEAANSIVFPQAENRMHAQNAIMLHALGL, encoded by the exons ATGGCGGCGGCGGCCATTTCTTGCCACCTCTCCTCCGTTACGTCGCCGGAGGCAGTTTCAGTTTCTTCAGCGTCTTCGCTCTCGTTCACTGCCCGATCTCTTTACCCACCATCCGGTGTCTTCGTTCCCTCACCGGCGATATCCCGAGGAATCTCGTGCCAGACACTGTTTTCTGCTCCTTCCTCCGTCTATGGAAAAG CTAAAGAAAGTCTGAAGGATTTCCTTCACATCAGAGACTTTGACAAAGACACCATTTTAAAGATCTTAGATCGAGCCAGGGAGGTCAAGTCGATGATAAAATCCGGAGACAGGACATATCTTCCATTTAAAGGGAAGACAATGGCAATGATATTTGCTAAGCCATCCATGAGGACGAGAGTTTCATTCGAGACAGGATTTTATTTGCTTGGCGGGCATGCTCTGTACCTGGGacctgatgatatccagatggGTAAACGGGAAGAAACTCGTGATGTTGCCCGCGTTCTTTCTCGCTATAATGATATCATTATGGCTCGAGTTTTTGCGCATCAG GACATTATAGATCTTGCTAAATATTCTTCTGTGCCCGTGATCAATGGGCTGACTGACTACAACCATCCTTGTCAAATAATGGCTGATGCACTCACAATCATAGAACATGTTGGTCATCTGGAGGGAACTAAG GTTGTTTATGTCGGCGATGGAAACAATATTGTGCATTCTTGGTTATTGCTGGCATCAGTGATCCCTTTCCACTTTGTTTGCGCCTGCCCTAGAGGTTTTGAACCTGACGCCAGGACGACAAAAACTGCAATAAAAGCTGGAGTCAGCAAAATCGAAATAACTTGTGACCCGAAAGAGGCTGTAAAGGGAGCTGATGTTGTCTATACAGATGTTTGGGCTAGCATGGGACAAAAGGAAGAAGCTGAATACCGCCGTAAAGTTTTCCAAGGATTCCAG GTGGATGAAGCCCTGATGGAATTGGCAGGTCCAAAAGCCTATTTTATGCATTGTCTACCAGCAGAAAGAGGGGTGGAGGTCACTGATGGCGTTGTCGAAGCTGCAAACTCCATCGTTTTTCCCCAAGCAGAGAACCGGATGCATGCGCAAAACGCAATCATGCTTCATGCTCTTGGGTTGTGA